A section of the Mastomys coucha isolate ucsf_1 unplaced genomic scaffold, UCSF_Mcou_1 pScaffold15, whole genome shotgun sequence genome encodes:
- the LOC116092122 gene encoding olfactory receptor 10AG1-like yields MEFILLGFSNVPHLQWVLFMIFLFMYMTILLCNSIIIVLAKTDPALQTPMYFFLSNFSFLEICYVTATIPRMLMDLYTLKGNISVLACATQMYFVLMLGGTECLLLAAMAYDRYVAICHPLQYSVLMKNKVCLQLVAASWLSGIPVEIGQTYQIFSLDFCASNRIDHFFCDIPPLLKLACGDTFMNTVAVYVVAVVFVIVPFLLIIVSYIKIICNIMKLSSAKGMAKAFSTCSSHLVVVVLFYGTGSITYLQPKQSQSEGMGKLLSLFYTILIPALNPIIYTLRNKDIMMALRKLQNKLLTWWENLK; encoded by the coding sequence ATGGAATTTATTCTTCTTGGGTTTTCTAATGTTCCTCATTTGCAGTGGGTGCTGTTTATGATATTTTTGTTCATGTATATGACTATTCTGTTGTGCAACAGCATTATAATAGTGTTAGCAAAAACTGACCCTGCTCTCCAGACCCCTATGTATTTTTTCCTTAGCAACTTTTCCTTTTTGGAAATCTGTTATGTAACAGCTACTATCCCAAGAATGCTTATGGATCTATATAccttaaaaggaaacatttctgtGCTTGCCTGTGCAACACAAATGTATTTTGTCCTTATGTTGGGAGGCACAGAGTGCCTCCTGCTAGCAGCTATGGCCTATGATCGCTATGTGGCTATTTGCCATCCTCTACAATATTCTGTACTTATGAAGAATAAGGTGTGTTTACAGCTGGTAGCTGCCTCCTGGCTTAGTGGGATTCCAGTAGAAATTGGGCAGACCTACCAGATATTCTCTCTTGACTTTTGTGCTTCGAACAGAATAGATCACTTCTTCTGTGATATCCCTCCACTTCTCAAGCTTGCTTGTGGTGACACCTTTATGAATACAGTTGCAGTTTATGTTGTTGCAGTGGTGTTTGTTATAGTTCCATTTCTGCTAATCATTGTCTCCTACATCAAGATTATCTGCAACATTATGAAACTGTCTTCAGCCAAAGGGATGGCCAAAGCTTTTTCCACCTGCTCTTCCCACCTGGTAGTTGTAGTCTTGTTCTATGGAACAGGAAGCATTACTTACTTACAGCCAAAGCAAAGTCAGTCAGAAGGAATGGGGAAGCTGCTGTCTCTTTTCTACACCATTTTGATCCCAGCTTTGAATCCCATTATATACACTCTGAGGAACAAAGATATCATGATGGCACtgagaaaattacagaataaGTTACTGACATGGTgggaaaacttaaaataa